A window of the Virgibacillus pantothenticus genome harbors these coding sequences:
- a CDS encoding PTS system mannose/fructose/sorbose family transporter subunit IID, protein MASSSYHYEDTASAQDLQPKEMRKLAWRSLLLQASFNYERMQAAGWLYSILPGLKAIHKNKKDLSKSMKDHMEFFNTHPFLVTFIMGIILAMEQKKEDREAIRGIKVATMGPLGGIGDALFYLTLLPITASIGASLAVNGNIFGPFVFLILFNIIHFGVRFGLMNYGYKTGVKAIAKLKEGTQHVSRAASIVGLTVVGGLIATYVSFKINYTWTQGESELNVQTDILDQIMPALLPLAYTLLVYWLLKKGRSPLTLIGLTVVVGLLGSYFGVM, encoded by the coding sequence ATGGCATCTAGTAGTTATCATTATGAAGATACAGCTTCTGCTCAAGACTTGCAACCAAAGGAAATGAGAAAGTTAGCATGGAGATCCTTATTATTACAAGCATCTTTTAATTATGAACGTATGCAAGCTGCTGGTTGGCTTTATTCTATCTTACCAGGGTTAAAAGCCATTCACAAAAATAAAAAAGATTTAAGTAAATCGATGAAAGACCATATGGAATTTTTTAATACGCATCCTTTTCTGGTTACATTTATTATGGGTATCATTTTAGCGATGGAACAAAAAAAGGAAGATAGAGAAGCCATCCGTGGAATTAAAGTTGCAACGATGGGGCCTTTGGGCGGTATTGGGGATGCGTTATTTTATCTTACATTACTACCAATTACAGCAAGTATTGGTGCTTCTTTAGCTGTAAATGGTAATATTTTTGGTCCGTTTGTATTTCTAATCTTGTTCAATATCATTCATTTTGGTGTCAGGTTTGGTTTAATGAACTATGGCTACAAAACAGGGGTTAAAGCTATTGCAAAATTAAAAGAAGGCACACAGCATGTTTCTCGTGCAGCATCTATTGTTGGATTAACAGTAGTTGGAGGATTAATAGCAACATATGTTTCTTTTAAAATTAATTATACTTGGACACAAGGTGAATCTGAATTAAATGTTCAAACAGATATATTAGACCAAATCATGCCGGCCCTTCTCCCGTTAGCTTATACGCTATTAGTTTATTGGTTGCTTAAAAAAGGACGTTCCCCCCTCACTTTAATTGGATTAACAGTTGTTGTTGGACTTTTAGGTTCGTATTTTGGAGTAATGTAA
- a CDS encoding ROK family transcriptional regulator: MQRGTFQLMKSVNKSIILNKIRTCEPISRAQIAKETELTPPTVSSIVKELLKQNMVYESDSGQSMGGRRPTMLQINKTAFYLVGVDAGPEKVETIVADLGGKITERVSFTLESPISNVSFLDAIKQSIYQVLQNASIQIDDTMGIGVAMHGVVEVTTGTSLYAPNLQLTNVPIKEELEKEFHVTTKVENDARAMALGEAWFGGHGELGSMVAVNLGRGVGAGIVTDGKLFHGAEDIAGEIGHMTIDINGDVCECGNRGCLQTFATGSAIAKRAHQKLAEQGDENAFKLTGESVFELAKAGNSLYIDVLKETGFIIGVGLTNVIHIVNPEKIVLGGGVMNSEEFLLPVIRKTIKNNALTERAKKTEVTVTKLGKDATVLGAVALLFVEIFDSVLG, translated from the coding sequence ATGCAACGGGGAACATTTCAGCTGATGAAATCAGTGAATAAATCAATCATTTTAAATAAAATTAGAACGTGCGAGCCTATTTCGCGAGCGCAAATTGCCAAGGAGACGGAACTGACTCCGCCGACAGTCAGTAGCATTGTTAAAGAATTATTAAAGCAGAATATGGTTTATGAAAGCGATAGTGGACAATCAATGGGCGGACGGAGACCAACTATGCTGCAGATTAATAAAACAGCTTTCTATCTTGTTGGGGTAGATGCGGGTCCTGAAAAGGTAGAAACCATTGTTGCTGATTTAGGGGGTAAAATTACAGAACGGGTTTCATTTACATTGGAATCGCCAATCTCTAACGTCTCCTTTTTGGACGCTATTAAGCAAAGTATCTATCAGGTTTTACAAAACGCTTCGATTCAAATTGACGATACGATGGGGATTGGTGTAGCTATGCATGGGGTTGTAGAGGTGACAACAGGTACATCTTTGTATGCTCCAAATTTGCAGTTAACTAATGTACCGATTAAAGAAGAATTAGAAAAGGAGTTTCATGTTACGACGAAAGTGGAGAATGACGCTCGAGCGATGGCCTTAGGCGAGGCGTGGTTTGGTGGTCATGGAGAATTGGGTAGTATGGTAGCTGTTAATTTAGGGCGTGGGGTGGGTGCTGGAATTGTAACGGATGGAAAACTGTTTCATGGGGCAGAAGATATTGCTGGTGAGATAGGTCATATGACGATTGATATCAATGGAGATGTCTGCGAATGCGGGAATCGTGGTTGCTTACAAACGTTTGCTACAGGTTCAGCAATCGCAAAACGAGCACACCAAAAATTAGCTGAACAAGGAGATGAAAATGCTTTTAAACTGACAGGGGAAAGCGTTTTCGAACTAGCAAAAGCAGGAAATTCGCTATACATAGATGTTTTGAAAGAAACAGGTTTTATAATCGGTGTTGGTTTAACCAATGTCATTCATATCGTAAACCCTGAGAAAATCGTATTAGGTGGAGGAGTTATGAATAGTGAGGAGTTCCTTTTGCCTGTCATTCGGAAGACGATAAAAAATAATGCTCTAACAGAGAGAGCAAAAAAAACGGAAGTAACGGTAACCAAGCTTGGTAAGGATGCAACGGTATTAGGCGCTGTGGCCTTATTATTCGTGGAAATATTTGATTCGGTATTGGGATAG
- the agaV gene encoding PTS N-acetylgalactosamine transporter subunit IIB, which produces MKKMTTKPNILLTRIDNRLIHGQVGVTWVNHLGANLVVVANDKVSQDEVQQSLMDMVLPDVIQARYFSIQKTIDIIHKASPKQKIFLVVKDVHDALALKQGGVPIDHINVGNMHYEEGKKQISSTVSVDDKDIEAFKKLADMGVTLDVRGVPNEKGQDIRALIKEFPI; this is translated from the coding sequence ATGAAAAAAATGACAACCAAACCAAATATTTTACTAACAAGAATTGATAACCGTTTAATACATGGACAAGTAGGAGTCACTTGGGTCAATCATTTAGGAGCAAATTTAGTAGTAGTAGCCAATGATAAGGTTTCCCAAGATGAAGTACAGCAGAGCTTAATGGATATGGTACTACCTGACGTTATTCAAGCGAGATATTTTTCTATCCAAAAAACAATTGATATTATTCATAAAGCTTCTCCAAAACAAAAGATATTTTTAGTTGTTAAAGATGTTCATGACGCACTTGCTTTAAAGCAAGGAGGGGTACCAATAGATCATATAAACGTAGGCAATATGCATTATGAGGAAGGTAAGAAACAAATTTCTTCTACAGTATCTGTTGATGATAAAGATATTGAGGCTTTTAAAAAGTTAGCTGACATGGGAGTAACTCTTGATGTAAGAGGAGTTCCAAATGAAAAAGGACAGGATATAAGGGCTCTTATTAAAGAATTCCCAATTTAG
- the nagA gene encoding N-acetylglucosamine-6-phosphate deacetylase: MQYYIKADQFLLEDRLEGPGYLAIDNGRFGEWKASISTQEKIVDWSGYTIAPGLFDTHIHGVNGYDIMDGTTEAVQEISAALVALGVTRFLPTTLTSSAKSLEQSIAAIVEATEEGLSGAQSEGIYLEGPFFTEKYKGAQNPKYFCDPDLKLFERWQQLANGTIVKIALAPERVGAMEFISALKNANVNISIGHSNADYDCCEKAIHEGANIFVHLFNGMSGFHHRNPGVAGAALMSNAFVELICDGHHVHPDVAAFTWRTKGDRVVLITDCMRAGLMPDGNYQLGEFPVVMQDGIARTETGSLAGSTLVLKEAIKNVSQWTHRSWEEAWHLASLSPARSLGRDQVIGSIRPGKCADYVVMNKQLTIQATAVNGEVKYQLNNRK, translated from the coding sequence ATGCAATATTATATAAAAGCAGATCAATTTTTATTAGAAGATAGGCTGGAAGGTCCTGGTTATCTTGCAATTGACAATGGACGTTTTGGGGAATGGAAAGCTTCCATTTCTACTCAGGAAAAAATAGTTGACTGGAGTGGTTATACAATTGCTCCGGGTTTATTTGACACACATATTCATGGAGTCAATGGCTATGACATCATGGATGGAACGACAGAAGCAGTTCAGGAAATTTCGGCCGCATTAGTAGCTTTGGGCGTGACGCGTTTTTTGCCAACGACGTTAACCTCTTCTGCGAAAAGCTTGGAGCAATCGATTGCTGCTATTGTGGAAGCAACGGAAGAAGGTCTTTCTGGAGCTCAATCGGAAGGGATTTATTTAGAAGGACCGTTTTTCACAGAAAAATATAAAGGAGCACAAAACCCTAAATACTTCTGTGATCCCGACCTGAAATTATTTGAAAGATGGCAACAGCTTGCCAATGGTACCATTGTAAAAATTGCTCTTGCACCAGAAAGAGTGGGGGCGATGGAATTTATTTCTGCATTAAAGAACGCTAATGTCAACATAAGCATTGGTCATAGCAATGCTGATTATGATTGCTGTGAAAAGGCTATTCATGAAGGGGCAAATATATTTGTTCATTTATTCAATGGAATGTCTGGATTTCATCATCGGAATCCGGGAGTGGCTGGAGCAGCTTTAATGTCGAATGCTTTTGTTGAGTTAATTTGCGATGGTCACCATGTGCATCCTGATGTCGCTGCTTTTACATGGAGAACTAAAGGAGATCGTGTTGTTTTAATAACAGATTGTATGCGGGCGGGGCTCATGCCAGATGGAAATTATCAGCTAGGTGAGTTCCCTGTTGTGATGCAAGATGGCATTGCAAGGACGGAAACAGGCTCCTTAGCTGGAAGCACATTAGTACTGAAGGAAGCGATTAAAAATGTAAGTCAGTGGACGCATCGTTCTTGGGAGGAAGCATGGCATCTGGCGAGTTTAAGCCCAGCTCGAAGCTTAGGGCGTGATCAAGTCATTGGGAGTATACGACCAGGAAAATGCGCAGATTATGTTGTCATGAACAAACAACTCACCATTCAAGCTACTGCGGTAAATGGTGAAGTGAAATATCAATTAAACAACAGGAAATGA
- a CDS encoding SIS domain-containing protein — translation MFHLSKQELQKGLAGHTAQEIYQQPEVWKESLSIFEERKEEIYNFLNSIYIKHEKVRVILTGAGTSAFAGDILVPELQKQDQGNIQFEAIATTDIVSNPTNYLFKDTPTILVSFARSGNSPESLAAVKLATDIIDHFYQVNITCNPQGKLVINTKNNENSLTILTPEKAHDQGFAMTSSFTSMMVICYLVFSKDATANEKLQTVIANGERLVEDLVSAIEEVLSHDMERIVYLGSGSLGQFAHEAALKMLELSAGKVVAVHESSLGFRHGPKSILNDKSIVVLFMSQDAYTRKYDMDMLKELSGEPKDIKTVVLTETADEEIKKYANWAVVVNSSKQLLGNDFYLSLLYALFVQTLALKKSIQLGITPDNPSPDGSVNRVVQGVTIYPI, via the coding sequence ATGTTTCATTTATCTAAGCAAGAATTACAAAAAGGATTGGCAGGTCACACGGCACAAGAAATTTATCAGCAACCGGAAGTATGGAAGGAATCATTGTCTATTTTTGAGGAAAGAAAGGAGGAAATCTATAACTTTTTAAACTCCATATATATCAAGCACGAGAAGGTGCGGGTGATTTTAACTGGTGCTGGAACGTCAGCTTTTGCTGGTGACATATTAGTTCCCGAATTGCAGAAGCAAGATCAAGGAAATATTCAATTTGAAGCGATTGCAACTACAGATATTGTTTCTAATCCGACCAATTATCTCTTTAAGGATACTCCAACGATTCTTGTGTCATTTGCAAGGTCAGGAAATAGTCCAGAAAGTTTAGCTGCGGTTAAACTTGCAACAGATATCATCGATCATTTTTATCAAGTAAATATTACATGTAACCCACAAGGTAAGTTGGTAATAAATACAAAAAATAATGAGAACAGCCTAACGATTCTTACTCCTGAGAAGGCGCATGATCAAGGATTTGCGATGACAAGCAGCTTTACGAGCATGATGGTCATTTGTTATTTAGTTTTTTCAAAAGATGCAACTGCAAATGAGAAGCTACAAACTGTGATTGCGAATGGGGAACGCTTGGTTGAAGATCTTGTGAGCGCAATCGAAGAGGTGTTAAGTCATGATATGGAACGGATTGTTTATTTAGGGTCTGGTTCATTAGGGCAGTTTGCACATGAAGCCGCTTTAAAAATGCTCGAGCTATCTGCTGGTAAAGTAGTTGCTGTTCATGAGTCATCATTAGGATTTCGACATGGTCCTAAATCCATATTAAATGACAAATCGATTGTTGTACTGTTTATGTCTCAGGATGCCTATACAAGAAAATATGACATGGATATGTTAAAAGAGTTGTCTGGGGAACCAAAGGATATCAAAACAGTAGTACTTACAGAAACTGCTGATGAAGAAATAAAAAAATATGCAAACTGGGCAGTTGTTGTTAACAGCAGTAAGCAATTACTAGGTAACGATTTCTATTTATCTTTACTATACGCGTTATTTGTACAAACCTTAGCACTTAAAAAGTCAATTCAGTTAGGCATTACGCCAGATAATCCAAGTCCAGACGGTTCAGTAAATCGCGTGGTTCAAGGTGTAACGATTTATCCTATATAA
- a CDS encoding GntR family transcriptional regulator, which translates to MDKNSKVPLYLQLMEKIIHKIENKTYEEHDKLPSERELCDMYKLSRITVRQALQELEREGYIYKLHGKGTFVAAASIEQNLVKLYSFTEEMKKMGKTPMTKVLSFKEIVIEARLANKMDLEPLDEVYEVVRLRLADDQPLMYETSYLPKKLFPHLTKEKLIEKPMYDVFLQDYQVHVTKAVERFSATQLRETEASYLNSPIQQPAMLIKRFAYHHDQLIEYTVSIARGDKFDYTVELT; encoded by the coding sequence TTGGACAAAAACAGTAAAGTGCCTTTGTATTTACAGCTTATGGAGAAAATAATTCATAAAATCGAAAATAAAACCTATGAAGAACATGACAAACTTCCATCTGAACGTGAACTTTGTGATATGTACAAGCTAAGTAGAATCACTGTTAGACAAGCGCTTCAAGAATTAGAAAGAGAAGGGTATATTTACAAACTGCATGGAAAAGGAACTTTTGTCGCAGCAGCCTCGATTGAACAAAACTTAGTCAAACTTTATAGTTTTACAGAAGAAATGAAAAAAATGGGAAAAACACCGATGACGAAGGTTTTATCCTTTAAAGAAATTGTTATTGAAGCTAGACTTGCTAACAAAATGGATTTAGAACCACTGGACGAAGTGTATGAGGTGGTTCGTTTACGACTTGCAGATGACCAGCCACTTATGTATGAAACATCTTATTTACCAAAAAAGTTGTTTCCACATTTAACGAAAGAAAAATTAATAGAAAAGCCTATGTATGATGTGTTTTTACAGGATTACCAGGTTCACGTTACAAAGGCAGTGGAAAGATTCTCTGCAACGCAATTGCGTGAAACGGAAGCTAGCTATTTAAATTCCCCAATACAGCAACCAGCAATGTTAATTAAGCGATTTGCTTATCATCATGATCAGTTAATTGAGTATACCGTTAGTATAGCGCGCGGTGATAAATTTGACTATACAGTAGAACTGACATAA
- a CDS encoding DMT family transporter yields MNQVFEKKWVVVSIAIFCSILWGSAFPVLKVSYAELQMAADDTIAKIVFAGMRFLLAGLMILIGLLFVDRKRLVVTKRQMLFLTIFGIIQTGLQYFFFYNGLANVSGMQGAILVSSGTFFTVVLAHFFYSNDRMNWKKGVGLGAGFAGIIVANWGQELQLSFQFTGEGYMILAALTGAIGTIMAKELAVGIHPFAITGWQLTIGASLMLIFGVPQLESNAMIFTPLGFGLFVYSAVLSAAAFALWYSILKYNKAGEISMYKFITPVSGAILSAIFIPAEKLNLYIIGALGLVAVGIIAVNYKGKGTAKEKLT; encoded by the coding sequence GTGAATCAAGTTTTTGAGAAAAAGTGGGTTGTTGTGAGTATCGCTATTTTTTGTTCGATTTTATGGGGAAGTGCATTCCCTGTCTTGAAAGTAAGCTATGCCGAACTGCAAATGGCAGCAGATGATACCATTGCGAAAATTGTGTTTGCGGGGATGCGTTTTTTACTGGCAGGTTTAATGATCTTAATTGGTCTTTTATTTGTAGATCGAAAACGATTAGTTGTTACCAAACGGCAAATGTTATTTTTAACAATATTTGGTATCATTCAAACAGGATTGCAATATTTCTTTTTTTATAATGGTTTAGCGAATGTTTCAGGTATGCAGGGAGCTATATTGGTTTCTAGTGGTACGTTTTTTACGGTTGTATTAGCACATTTTTTCTATAGTAATGATCGGATGAACTGGAAAAAAGGAGTTGGATTAGGAGCTGGTTTTGCAGGAATTATTGTAGCCAATTGGGGGCAAGAGTTACAGCTTAGCTTCCAATTTACTGGGGAAGGATATATGATTTTAGCAGCATTAACGGGTGCGATCGGAACGATAATGGCAAAGGAATTAGCTGTTGGCATCCATCCATTTGCTATAACAGGCTGGCAATTAACGATTGGAGCTAGTCTCATGTTAATCTTTGGTGTCCCACAATTGGAAAGTAATGCGATGATTTTTACACCTTTAGGGTTTGGTTTATTCGTTTACTCTGCAGTATTATCTGCAGCTGCATTTGCTTTGTGGTATTCCATATTAAAATATAATAAAGCAGGTGAGATCAGCATGTATAAATTTATCACTCCTGTTTCTGGGGCCATTTTATCAGCAATCTTTATACCAGCCGAGAAGCTGAATCTGTACATTATTGGTGCTTTGGGGTTAGTTGCTGTTGGCATCATTGCTGTGAATTATAAAGGAAAAGGTACTGCTAAAGAAAAGCTGACATAA
- a CDS encoding PTS sugar transporter subunit IIA has translation MIGIVITGHGSYPFGMYESIRLIAGDVEGLKTIPFQEDQEQLERALIEAIEQVDTGSGVVCFADLAGGTPFNISSKIAVKKDNVRVIGGTNSPMLLSSLFQREQSLDEFVNHALNEGKMNIKPFEIVKKEKEENSDGI, from the coding sequence ATGATTGGTATTGTAATAACTGGACATGGATCTTACCCATTTGGAATGTATGAGTCTATTCGTTTGATTGCTGGAGATGTAGAAGGATTAAAAACTATCCCCTTTCAAGAAGACCAAGAACAATTAGAGAGGGCATTAATAGAAGCAATAGAACAGGTAGATACTGGAAGTGGTGTCGTTTGCTTTGCAGATTTAGCTGGCGGGACACCTTTTAATATAAGTTCTAAAATTGCGGTGAAAAAAGATAATGTAAGGGTGATTGGTGGAACAAATTCACCAATGTTACTAAGTAGTTTATTTCAAAGAGAACAGAGTTTAGACGAGTTTGTAAATCATGCACTGAATGAAGGGAAAATGAATATTAAGCCATTTGAAATAGTAAAAAAGGAAAAAGAAGAAAATTCAGATGGTATTTAA
- a CDS encoding tagatose-bisphosphate aldolase subunit GatY: MGYVQNTKEMLIKARKEGYAVPAFNIHNLETIQTVVDTAAEMRSPVILAATPGTMKYAGRAYVQAIAEVAAKHYDISIALHLDHHETYESIVESLELGTKSVMIDGSHHTFEENIAITKKVADKAHAYGATVEGELGKLVGQEDDLVVEAKDAAYTDPDTVVEFVERTGVDSLAVAIGTGHGLYEAEPALDFDRLEKIKNLTDIPIVLHGASGISKADVQKCIALGCAKVNISTELKIPFSEGLRQHLIEHPNETDPRKYMAPAKEKMKAAVKEKIEICMSAGKA; this comes from the coding sequence ATGGGATATGTACAAAACACAAAAGAAATGCTTATAAAAGCTAGAAAAGAAGGCTATGCCGTACCAGCTTTTAATATTCATAATCTAGAAACCATCCAGACGGTTGTAGACACAGCAGCAGAGATGAGGTCACCTGTTATACTGGCAGCGACGCCTGGCACCATGAAGTATGCAGGTAGAGCGTATGTGCAAGCTATCGCTGAAGTAGCAGCAAAGCATTACGATATCTCGATCGCTTTGCATTTGGATCATCATGAAACATATGAATCAATCGTTGAATCACTTGAACTCGGAACAAAGTCTGTCATGATTGATGGCTCGCACCATACGTTCGAAGAAAATATTGCGATTACAAAGAAAGTAGCGGATAAAGCACATGCCTATGGAGCAACGGTTGAGGGTGAACTAGGCAAATTGGTCGGGCAAGAAGATGATTTAGTAGTTGAAGCAAAAGATGCAGCTTATACTGATCCAGATACCGTCGTAGAGTTTGTGGAAAGAACGGGAGTTGACTCATTGGCTGTCGCGATTGGAACAGGACATGGTTTATATGAAGCAGAGCCTGCTCTTGATTTTGATCGACTTGAAAAAATAAAAAACTTAACGGATATCCCAATTGTGCTTCACGGAGCCTCTGGAATATCAAAAGCCGATGTTCAGAAATGTATTGCGTTAGGTTGTGCTAAAGTAAATATTTCTACGGAACTTAAGATTCCATTTTCTGAAGGACTTCGTCAACACTTAATCGAGCACCCGAATGAAACAGATCCGAGAAAATATATGGCTCCAGCTAAGGAAAAGATGAAAGCTGCAGTGAAAGAGAAAATAGAAATTTGTATGAGCGCTGGAAAAGCATAG
- the agaW gene encoding PTS N-acetylgalactosamine transporter subunit IIC, whose translation MVMEAILIAIWAGIIGIDLYVGLTHMHRPVVTGLVVGLILGDVTTGLIVGGTLELIWMGMVPLAGAQPPNVVIGGVIGTAFGVIAGQDPQVAVGVAIPFAVAVQGLITLFFTIFAPVMHKADQYALDANTKGIERINYLGIAILFSFNALIAFLPIYFGAEQAAAFVETVPQWIIDGLSIAGGIMPAIGFAMLLRIMMKVEYIMFFIVGFILAAYLELPILAIALIGLAIALYDFYQNKNKQGPTPKEEEIADGI comes from the coding sequence ATGGTAATGGAAGCAATTTTAATTGCTATTTGGGCTGGTATTATTGGAATTGATTTATATGTAGGTTTAACTCATATGCACCGTCCTGTTGTTACTGGTCTAGTAGTTGGTTTGATTTTAGGTGATGTAACAACTGGATTAATCGTCGGAGGTACTTTGGAACTAATTTGGATGGGAATGGTTCCGCTTGCAGGGGCTCAACCTCCAAACGTAGTTATTGGTGGTGTTATTGGAACAGCATTTGGAGTTATAGCAGGTCAAGATCCACAAGTTGCAGTAGGTGTAGCAATACCTTTTGCAGTTGCGGTCCAAGGTTTAATCACATTATTCTTTACAATATTTGCACCAGTCATGCATAAAGCTGATCAGTATGCTTTAGATGCAAATACGAAAGGGATAGAAAGGATAAATTATTTAGGAATTGCAATTTTATTCTCATTTAATGCCCTTATCGCATTCTTACCAATATACTTTGGTGCTGAGCAAGCTGCAGCCTTTGTTGAAACCGTACCCCAATGGATTATTGATGGTCTATCTATAGCTGGTGGGATTATGCCTGCTATAGGTTTTGCAATGCTACTCCGGATTATGATGAAAGTGGAGTATATTATGTTCTTTATCGTAGGGTTTATACTTGCGGCATATTTAGAATTACCGATTTTAGCGATCGCATTAATTGGTTTAGCGATAGCCTTATATGATTTTTATCAAAATAAAAACAAACAAGGTCCTACGCCTAAAGAGGAGGAGATTGCTGATGGCATCTAG
- a CDS encoding hexose kinase: MIFTITLNPSVDIQYRVADFKENTVNRVADVSKTAGGKGLNVARVIRQLDEPVAASGLLGGSLGDFISKELKRLDIQNDFMAIEGDTRNCIAIIHDGKQTEILESGPVIQEKEANGFLTTFRELAEQANWITVSGSLPKGLPDDYYQEMLAIAKEVGTPVLLDTKGDLLARALQSETPPYLMKPNQDELADLLGKETLCIEDIKAAVQSPLFAGVEWVVVTLGELGAVVKHKDKAYRVQSPKINAVNPVGSGDSVIAGFATGLARQLGGEKLMKFGLTMGVLNAMEEQTGYIDTSKIVWCMEQMEVMEI; this comes from the coding sequence TTGATTTTTACGATTACGTTAAATCCTTCAGTAGATATTCAATATCGAGTGGCAGATTTTAAAGAAAATACCGTGAATCGAGTGGCTGATGTGAGTAAAACTGCTGGTGGAAAAGGACTCAATGTTGCAAGGGTTATCCGTCAGCTTGATGAACCGGTTGCTGCTTCTGGCTTACTAGGCGGAAGTTTAGGTGATTTTATTAGCAAAGAACTGAAGCGGTTAGATATTCAAAATGATTTTATGGCTATCGAGGGAGATACCCGAAATTGTATTGCTATCATTCATGACGGAAAACAGACGGAGATTTTAGAAAGTGGACCGGTGATTCAGGAAAAGGAAGCGAACGGATTTTTAACAACGTTTCGGGAGCTAGCCGAACAAGCGAATTGGATCACTGTTTCCGGAAGTTTACCAAAAGGTTTACCTGATGATTACTATCAGGAGATGCTAGCCATTGCAAAAGAAGTTGGTACACCAGTTTTATTAGATACAAAGGGTGACTTACTCGCACGAGCATTGCAAAGTGAGACACCACCTTATCTTATGAAACCAAATCAAGATGAGTTAGCTGATTTACTCGGAAAAGAAACCCTTTGTATAGAAGATATTAAAGCAGCTGTTCAGTCTCCATTGTTCGCTGGCGTTGAATGGGTAGTTGTGACATTAGGAGAGCTAGGTGCAGTTGTAAAACATAAGGACAAGGCATACCGCGTACAATCTCCGAAAATAAACGCTGTTAACCCAGTTGGTTCTGGTGATTCTGTTATTGCCGGCTTTGCAACGGGGCTAGCTCGCCAGCTTGGTGGGGAGAAACTAATGAAATTCGGTTTGACGATGGGGGTATTAAACGCTATGGAAGAACAAACTGGCTATATTGATACCTCTAAAATAGTTTGGTGTATGGAACAGATGGAAGTAATGGAAATTTGA